GCAGAGGTACGGCCTCCGTCCTCTGCGTCGCGCAATGCCATCGCAACTGAATGATGATTAAACAGAAGAGTAACAGACTAATTCACGTATGTGATACTGTATTAATAATCATACAAGAGCACAGTTCGTTTACCAAATCCCTTTATTAGAAAAACTACAATTAATTCGCCACATATATATCCAAGAAACAAGCTAACGCTACGCAATCAGCAacccaacaacaaaaacagttAGCTGAAGAATTAAACCAACACATGCGAGCCCGGCCGGTGATCCACCGGTCTATCGGCCGGTCCAATCAACAGAACCAGCTAGTGGCCGAGAACGacgagctcgtcgtcgtcttgaTCCTCTTTGGGCTGGTCGGGGTCGCTGTagtcgtcgtcgctgtcggTGTCCCCCGAGCCGCTCGGCGCCTTCACCTTCACGTTGAAgagcccttcctcctcctggttCTCCGGGTCGTGGTGCACCGCGCCCACGCGGCACGGCATCGCCGCGCCCGACGCGCACTTGGGCttcttcgccggcgccggcgctctcgccgccgccgacgacgcctGGGCGTCGGCCGAGCGAAGCAGCAGCGTTACCGCGCacgccagcgccgccaccactAACCAAGTGCGCACGGACGCCGCCATGGATGGGGATTCTGATCAAGAATTACACTTTCTTGGAGACGATGATACGGGAATAAATTGTGTTCGCGCGAGACGATCGATCATCTAGGCGGTGCTGCTGGCCGTGGTGAGGGATTTAAGGAGAGaggtttgctgctgctgctagctagcGCTGCGTGTTTCGTGGATTGCATGGCGGAGCTCAGGCTGAGCTCCCGAACCTTCAGGAGACACCGCAAAAACGTACCGAGTACCGTTCTTGCCATTTTGTGTTGTGCATGGATGGCCGGTCACCCGGGTTCTTCTCAGGGGGAATTAACGAGCGGTCCTCGATCGA
This is a stretch of genomic DNA from Brachypodium distachyon strain Bd21 chromosome 1, Brachypodium_distachyon_v3.0, whole genome shotgun sequence. It encodes these proteins:
- the LOC100840501 gene encoding uncharacterized protein LOC100840501: MAASVRTWLVVAALACAVTLLLRSADAQASSAAARAPAPAKKPKCASGAAMPCRVGAVHHDPENQEEEGLFNVKVKAPSGSGDTDSDDDYSDPDQPKEDQDDDELVVLGH